GCAAGCGGTTCGACTACACCCTGTCCGACCGAAAAAGCGACCTCATCGAGACCTCGGACAGCGTGATCACGAAGTGGGGGGTGTATGCCCAGGAGTCCCTGCGGCCCAGCGACCGTTGGATTGTCGACCTCGGGGTGCGCTACGACCAGGTGCTCTTCGATATCGACACCGAGCGCTTCGGCGAGTTCGACTGGAGCACCAGCGGGTTTTCCGCCCTGCGGGAGACGGTGGCGGTGGACAAGACCTTCGAGCAAATCAGCCCGCGGCTGGGGGTGGTGCACAAGACCCTGCCGTGGCTCAACCTCTACGGCTCGGTGGCCACCGGCTTCCGCACCCCCCAGGGCGCCGAGCTGGAGGACAACCCGGATCTCGATCCGGCCACCAGCCTGAGCTACGAGATCGGCGGCAAGGGCCGCTTGGCGGCCGGCCACAGCTTCGACCTGGCCGTCTTCCGCGAGGACGTGGACGATGATATCGTCCAGGCCCTGGTGGAAAGCGGCATCGTCACCTACAGCAACGCCGGCGCGGTGCGCAAGCACGGGGTCGAACTGGCCGGGGAAGTCCAGGCCCTGACCGGGCTCGCCGTCGGCGGCTCCTACACCTACAGCGACTTCGAGTACGACGAGTTTGCCGAGCCGATCACCGCCTTCAACCCGGTGCTGCGGCGGATGGTGACCACGGTTTTCGACCGGGGTGGCAACCAGCTGCCGTACATCCCCAGGCACCAGTACGCGCTGTACGGCCGCTACCAGCACCCTGCCGGGCTGCGGCTCAAGCTGTCCGCCGCCACCTGGGGCTCCTACTTCGTCGACAGCGCCAACTCCGAGAAATACCAGGGCTATGAGCTGGTCACCAGCCTGTTCGTCGGCTACGAGCAAGGCCCCTGGGCCTTGGCCCTGGATGTCGCCAACCTCTGGGACGACACCTACGCCATGGAGGTGACCAAGACCGCCAGCACGAACGACACGCGCTACGTGCCGGGCGGCCCCCGGTCGGTCTTTGCCTCGGTGACCTACCGGTTCTAGGAGCCGGCGGGGGGATGGACGATGGACAGGATGGACAATATGGACAGGATGGACTGGGCTTCCTGGCGCTGGGGGGCCATGGCGATGGTGGCTGTGGTCCTGGGCGCGGCTGGGCTGGCTGCTGGGGGCGAGCTGCCATTCCTGGTGCTGGCGCCGGCCCCGCCTCGCGGCGCCGGGCATGAGGCCTGCGCCCCGCCGGCGGTGGAGTCGGAGCACCGGCCGCAGCCGGTGCGCGCCTACCGGCTGAGCGGCCCGGTGAGCGACGCGGCGGCGGCCTGGGTGCAGCGGCCGACCGGGGCGGTGGACGAAGCGGTCATCCGGCAGCAGGGGCCGGTGGCGGTGGTCAGCTTTCCGGCAGCCATGGGCGATGGCCCCATGCACGGCCTGCATAGCCTTTATGTGGTGGACCGCCAAGCCCTGGCGGCGGGAGAGGAGATCCGGGTCGCCAAGTGGGTGACCATCCACCACAGCTGTGGCTGGGGACACGCGTACAAGCACGATCCGGAGCGGCTGACGGCCCACTGCCTGGACACCATCCCCCTGGAGGTGGTCGGCCACGACCTCTGGGACGGCAACTTCCACTCCGACGTCCGGGCCGGCGACCAGCTCCGCTTTCAGGTGCTTTCCTTCGGCCGGCCGGTGGCGGAGGCAGCGGTGCGCCTGAAGACCGCCGGCGGCTGGGAAAAGGAAGAGCCGAGCGACCAGGAGGGCTGGGTGGCCTTCCAGCTGCCGGCGGACTCCTTCCCCGGAGACTGGGGAGAATTCCGGAGCAGCCAGCGGACGCCGTTCACGGTGCAGGCCCGGTGGAGCACCGGGCCGGAAGAGGCCCGGACCAGGATGACCTCGACCCTGGTCTGGCGCGCCGGACCGGCCCGGGCCGCCTACCGCTCCCGGCTGGCGGGGCTGGCCCTGGTGCTGGCCGGGCTTGGCGCCAGCGGCCTGGGGGTATTCCTTTTCCGGCGCCGCCTCCGGTGGCGGCAGCCATGGGCAAGCCTGTGACGCGCCTCCGGCCATGGATCAACGGCCTCGATCTGGAGCGGCTGCGCAGCGTGGTCCAGATCCTCTCCTTCGTCTTTCTGCTCTACGGCGGCTATCTGGCAGTGGACCTCTCCTCCTCCCTGCCCACCTTTGCCTGTGCCTTTGTGGAAAGCCGCGGCGGCACCTGCTACCTCTATCCCCTCCAGCACCAGGCCAACATCCCCGTGGACCAGATCCTCACCGGCCGGGGGATGGGCGTCCTGACCAGCTTCCTCACCTTCCTCCTGTTCTTCGTCTTTCTCAACAAGGGCTGGTGCGGCTTTCTTTGCCCTTTGGGCACGGTGCAGGACTGGATCACCGGCATGAGGCGGCAGCTGGGCATCCGCCCCAGCAGCTACCGGCGGGTGACCTTCCGGCGGCTGGGCTGGATCAAGTACGGCCTTCTTTTGCTGCTTCTTGTCCTGCCCCTGGGCATGAGCAACGCCCTGCCGGGTCTGCCCAAGCTGTCTTCGGAGTTTGCCACCCCGTTCTGCCTGCTCTGCCCGGGCCGGACGGTTCTGCCCCTGCTGAGCCTGGGCGACCTCAGCCAGCTGTCCCTGGATCTCGGCTCCTGGCCGAAGGCGGTGCTCACTGCCCTGGGTCTTCTTTTCACCGGCGTATTCCTGGCCGGCGCCCTGGTCAAGAAGCGTTTTGCCTGCCTGTTCTGCCCCATGAGCGCCCTGCAGTACCTGGTGTCCAAGGTGGCCTTCTTCCGGCTGCGCAAGGATGGCGGCACGTGCAGCCGCTGCGGCAACTGCCTGCGGGTGTGCGACATGGGGATCGTGGCCATTGCCGAGGATTGCACCCACAAGAACATCCTGCAGGCCGATTGCATGCTCTGCCTCAAGTGTGTGGGCGCCTGCCCGGAAGAGCGCTGCCTGGAGGCGACTGTGCTGGGCTGGCCGGTGTACCAGTCCACCGGGGCAGGCTTCCACCGGCGGCTGGCCAGGAAGATGGCGGACTGGGCTGACCATGAACGATGAGCGGCTGGCGCGGCTGCGCCATACCACCGGAATGCGGCTGGCCATGGAGGAGAGCGCCACCCTGGCCGCCATCGAGGGCGACTTTGCCGGCAACCCGCAAGGCATGGGCTACTTCTACGATCTCTTCCGGCAGGGCCGCTCTCTCCTGGCCGGGGCAGAGCCCCTGGTGGGCACCACCTGCATCCAGGTGCCGGAGGAGCTGATCTACGCGGTGGGCGCCCGGCCGCTGCGGCTGTGCAGCGGCGCCTCTGCCCACGAGCAGGTGGGGGCTGAGCTGCTGCCCGCCAAGGCCTGCCCGCTGGTCAAGGCGACCTGCGGCCGCCTGGCGCTTCTGGCCCCGGAGGAGCGGCAGCGTCTGGCCCTGGTGGCGGTGCCCACCACCTGTGACCAGAAGCGCAAGACCGGGGAGCTCCTGGCCGCGGACGGCTGGCCGGTCCATTCCCTGGCCGTGCCGCCCGCCAGCGACACCGAGGAGGCGCATGCCTACTGGTACGCCTCCATCGGCCGCCTGCTGCAGAGGCTGGAGGAGGCCACCGGCAACCGCGCCAGCGTACGCTCGCTCCAGGCCGCCATCGCCAAGGTCGAGGCGGCCCGGGGGGCCTTTCGCCGCCTCCACGCCCTG
This region of Thermodesulfobacteriota bacterium genomic DNA includes:
- a CDS encoding 2-hydroxyacyl-CoA dehydratase family protein, with the protein product MNDERLARLRHTTGMRLAMEESATLAAIEGDFAGNPQGMGYFYDLFRQGRSLLAGAEPLVGTTCIQVPEELIYAVGARPLRLCSGASAHEQVGAELLPAKACPLVKATCGRLALLAPEERQRLALVAVPTTCDQKRKTGELLAADGWPVHSLAVPPASDTEEAHAYWYASIGRLLQRLEEATGNRASVRSLQAAIAKVEAARGAFRRLHALAEARPPVLLGKDALLVASAYQAGDINRWTRAVHELCTELEARVRAGQTACSERAPRLLLAGSPPLFPNLKVPLLLEKAGAVLVGDEACSSCRLLYDRLAFDEAARYDLLPAVADRYLKPCACPCLTPDGNRLRRLTAQAQRLAADGVVYLTFAGCHLFAMEQGTVGSTFAGLGLPMLAIETDFSPEDTGQLSTRVEAFIESIRARKRRRA
- a CDS encoding 4Fe-4S binding protein, encoding MGKPVTRLRPWINGLDLERLRSVVQILSFVFLLYGGYLAVDLSSSLPTFACAFVESRGGTCYLYPLQHQANIPVDQILTGRGMGVLTSFLTFLLFFVFLNKGWCGFLCPLGTVQDWITGMRRQLGIRPSSYRRVTFRRLGWIKYGLLLLLLVLPLGMSNALPGLPKLSSEFATPFCLLCPGRTVLPLLSLGDLSQLSLDLGSWPKAVLTALGLLFTGVFLAGALVKKRFACLFCPMSALQYLVSKVAFFRLRKDGGTCSRCGNCLRVCDMGIVAIAEDCTHKNILQADCMLCLKCVGACPEERCLEATVLGWPVYQSTGAGFHRRLARKMADWADHER